The following nucleotide sequence is from Candidatus Neomarinimicrobiota bacterium.
GGTACTGATGCTAAGGGGATTTTGTAGAGATGAGTGACACAATCAGCAGCTTGCGAGACAGCATCAAGTGGCATAGACGGTATGATCGTAAGGCACCCAAGAGAGGCGAACTAACATCTGATTTCGAGCTTCGGGATGTAAGCGGTGTAAACCCTGTTCGGCTTTCGGACTTCCGCGGGAAAAAGCCCGTTGCGCTGATATTCGGCAGTTTCACTTGAGAGCCCTTTGTAAGAGGGGCCGTGCGTCTCCATGATCTGTATGCCGAGTACGGTGATCACGTCCAATTCCTTGTGATCTACATTCGGGAAGCCCATCCGACTGACGGATGGTACATGGGAAATCATGATATTCGAGATCCCCGAACGATTGCGGAACGCCGAGCACTGGCAGGAACTTGTCAGGTACGGTTGAAGTATGGAATACCGACCATTGTGGATGAGATGGATGATGGGGTGATGAAGGCGTATGCGGCCTGGCCCGACCGGCTTTATCTGGTTGATTTTGATGGAAAGGTGGCTTATGCAGGCGGTATAGGGCCGTGGGGATTTGAACCAAGCAAGCTGAAGAGGGCTATCGACCGATTGATGGAATCAGACGTTTAGATATGCGTCCGACTAACCACTCACTGGGGTGGATCCGGCCTCGGTACACTTCGAGCCTGTCAGAAGATTAGCCGGGCTGTCGGCTCGCCGCTGTTGGGCGGCACATCGTGGTCGGCGAGAGGCTGAATCCATCATAGGAGTGGCGAAATGAAGAAGGTTCGTTGGGGCGTCTTGAGCACAGCCAGGATTGGTGTCGAAAAGGTGATTCCCGCCATGCAACTGAGCGAGTACTGCTACATGGCTGCAATTGCCTCACGAAGTCTAGAGAAGGCTCAGCAGGCGGCCGAGCGACTGGTCATTCCCAAGGCCTATGGCTCGTACGAGGAACTGCTGGCTGATTCTGACGTTGATGCTGTATACATTCCCCTGCCCAATCATCTACATGTACCCTGGTCCATCAAAGCGCTGGATGCTGGCAAGCACGTGTTGTGCGAAAAGCCCATCAGTTTGACAGCTGCTGAGGCTCAGGAACTGCTGAATGTAGCCCGGAATGAGACCAAATTGAAAGTGATGGAAGCCTTCATGTATCGCCATCATCCTCAATGGCAGCGAGCGCAGCAGTTGGTTGTTGAGGGGAAGATCGGCGCATTGCAGGCCATTCAGTCATTCTTTTCCTACCACAATGTTGACCCTGGAAATATCCGCAACATGGCTGAAATCGGCGGGGGTGGACTGATGGACATTGGGTGTTATTGCATTTCGCTTGCACGGTTCATCTTTGGCACCGAGCCTCAACGGGTATGGGGTGTGATGCAATACGATCCAGAGTTCAAGACCGATCGGCTTACCTCGGGGGTACTGGACTTTGGCAGAGGAATTTCGATGTTCACGTGTTCCACGCAATTGACGCCTTATCAGCGGGTCCACATCTTTGGAACGGAGGGCTGGGTCGAGATCGAGATACCATTCAATGCCCCGTCCGATCAGCCTTGTAGGATATGGCATCAACGCGGAGTTGAGATTGAGGAAATCGTCTTTGATGTTTGCAACCAGTACACATTACAAGGTGACTTGATGTCGCTTGCGGTGCTTAACGACACGGAGGTGCCGACGCCACTGGAGGATGCTGTGGCCAACATGAGGGTGATCGAAGATGTTGTCCGAAGTACCGAAAGTGGAACTTGGGCCTAGGTTCACATTAGAGTATGCAGTACCGCCTCAATAAGTGTTGGTGTTTATATCTCCGAACCAGTGATATTACTTATGCAAAGAATGGAATGATTCAAATATGAGAAACATATCACGCCGTGAGTTCATTAGGACCGCTGGTTCTGGCGCGTCATTAGCGATAGTAGCACCGGGAGGACTCGCTAAAGCATTTTCCTCAGCGCCCGAATCATCAAGGCATGTCATAGTCATTGGAGCAGGATTAGCTGGTTTAAGTTGCGCTTACGAATTAGATAGGGCAGGTTTTGATGTGACTGTTCTGGAGGCACGGACTTATTCTGGTGGTCGTGTCAGGACCTATCGGGATTCATTCGCTGGTGATCTATCGGCAGAGATGGGTGCTGAATATGTGAATTCTGAGGATGAATATGCTCGGAGGTATGCAAAGAAATTCGGTCTGAAAATTCTTACAGCAAAACTCTACGACGGCATCTTTGTCCGAGGCCGGAAGTACAGGATAATCGATTTCAAGCGGAATCGAACGCGACTTCCCTATGAAGGTGTAGAGGGTGGAAAATTGTTCGCCCAGGAAAGTCGGTACATTCAACATTGGGTTGAGATGATTAAAGAAACGGTGGAGAAGTACGGAATGACCTGTACAAGTTGTCATGCTATCACCGATTCCTTCACCGCAGGTCCACGTTTGGGAATCGAGCGTCTTCCTGAAGAAGTTCTTGCTCTCGATAACATGTCTGTGGCTGATTTACTCAGAAGTGAGGGACGCCAGAAGACATCATAAATTTGTACACTTATACCAACGCAACAGAAAGTACAGGACGGCCTGAGACCTTGTCGGCATTCACATTAGTGCTGAGTCACTATATGGCTGGTGCATTCAATGAAGAGACCGATGAGGGCAGAATCTTAGGCGGAAACGACCAATTACCAAAGAGTTTGGCTAAGACGATAGCATCCAAGATTTACTATCAAAGACCTGTACGACGAATCCACCATGATAACAATGGTGTTGAGGTCTGGTTTGAAGAAGAAGGAAAGCTTAAATCCATGACATCATCACGTCTTGTTATTGCCATGCCATTTAAGGTTCTCCGAGAGGTTGCTATCGAACCTGAATTCTCCGCCGGGAAAATGAAATGCATTCGTGAACTGTCATATGGCCACGT
It contains:
- a CDS encoding deiodinase-like protein, with translation MSDTISSLRDSIKWHRRYDRKAPKRGELTSDFELRDVSGVNPVRLSDFRGKKPVALIFGSFTUEPFVRGAVRLHDLYAEYGDHVQFLVIYIREAHPTDGWYMGNHDIRDPRTIAERRALAGTCQVRLKYGIPTIVDEMDDGVMKAYAAWPDRLYLVDFDGKVAYAGGIGPWGFEPSKLKRAIDRLMESDV
- a CDS encoding Gfo/Idh/MocA family oxidoreductase, with protein sequence MKKVRWGVLSTARIGVEKVIPAMQLSEYCYMAAIASRSLEKAQQAAERLVIPKAYGSYEELLADSDVDAVYIPLPNHLHVPWSIKALDAGKHVLCEKPISLTAAEAQELLNVARNETKLKVMEAFMYRHHPQWQRAQQLVVEGKIGALQAIQSFFSYHNVDPGNIRNMAEIGGGGLMDIGCYCISLARFIFGTEPQRVWGVMQYDPEFKTDRLTSGVLDFGRGISMFTCSTQLTPYQRVHIFGTEGWVEIEIPFNAPSDQPCRIWHQRGVEIEEIVFDVCNQYTLQGDLMSLAVLNDTEVPTPLEDAVANMRVIEDVVRSTESGTWA
- a CDS encoding FAD-dependent oxidoreductase translates to MRNISRREFIRTAGSGASLAIVAPGGLAKAFSSAPESSRHVIVIGAGLAGLSCAYELDRAGFDVTVLEARTYSGGRVRTYRDSFAGDLSAEMGAEYVNSEDEYARRYAKKFGLKILTAKLYDGIFVRGRKYRIIDFKRNRTRLPYEGVEGGKLFAQESRYIQHWVEMIKETVEKYGMTCTSCHAITDSFTAGPRLGIERLPEEVLALDNMSVADLLRSEGRQKTS